A DNA window from Staphylococcus warneri contains the following coding sequences:
- a CDS encoding 3-hydroxyacyl-CoA dehydrogenase gives MNFKNVVVAGGGVLGSQIAFQSAFHGFNVTLYDINDEALEKVKERLNILKGRYLDDLDTTEEKVEQAYQSIQFSTSIPDAAKDADIVIEAIPEVVSIKTDFYKQLGESAPEKTIFATNSSTFAPSQFKDVTGRPEKFLALHFANEIWLRNTGEVMRTEDTSDEIFNEVLDFAKAIGMVPLPIQKEQPGYILNSLLVPLVTQAGYLLGNEVADYKMIDKTWMKATNDEHGPFGMNDIVGIATHLNIRKSKMDENSPEWAKNYLKFLEGMVEEGRLGKSVGKGFYNYPNPEFKSDNFFDNPKEIKYLTHGFKNITVAGGGVLGSQIAFQTASGDFNVSLYDISDDAIEAAKGRVKQIKQDYKSDMNVDDATVDKFESNISYYTDLAEATKDADLVIEVVPENTDIKKDFYKQLSEVLNEDAYIVTNSSTLRPSDFEDLTGRPEKFAALHFSNGVWLKNTGEVMVASKTTEDTFNKILAFARDIHLVVIPIHKEQPGYILNTLLIPLLHAGLKLLVKDIANVETIDKTWMIGFHAVHGPLAIVDIIGLNTMYHILNAIYQESNDEIDGKVVDLLQSKIDKGELGRGVGKGFYDYSNGAPYLEPDFLK, from the coding sequence ATGAATTTTAAAAACGTAGTAGTCGCAGGTGGCGGTGTACTAGGAAGTCAAATCGCTTTCCAAAGTGCATTCCACGGATTTAATGTAACGTTATATGATATTAATGATGAGGCTTTAGAAAAAGTTAAAGAACGTTTGAATATCTTAAAAGGACGTTATTTAGATGATTTAGATACGACTGAAGAGAAAGTAGAACAAGCGTATCAATCAATCCAATTTAGTACTAGTATTCCTGATGCAGCGAAAGATGCTGACATTGTTATTGAAGCAATTCCAGAAGTTGTTTCAATTAAAACAGATTTCTATAAACAATTAGGTGAAAGTGCACCTGAAAAAACAATTTTCGCAACAAATTCTTCAACATTTGCGCCAAGTCAATTTAAAGATGTTACAGGTAGACCAGAAAAATTCTTAGCATTACACTTTGCTAATGAAATTTGGTTACGTAATACAGGTGAAGTGATGCGTACGGAAGATACTTCAGATGAAATCTTTAATGAAGTATTAGACTTTGCGAAAGCAATCGGCATGGTACCACTTCCAATCCAAAAAGAACAACCAGGTTATATTTTAAATTCATTACTTGTACCTTTAGTAACACAAGCAGGTTACTTACTAGGTAACGAAGTTGCAGATTATAAAATGATCGATAAAACATGGATGAAAGCGACAAACGATGAACATGGACCATTTGGTATGAATGATATCGTTGGTATCGCGACACATTTAAATATCAGAAAATCAAAAATGGATGAAAATTCACCAGAATGGGCTAAAAACTATCTTAAATTCTTAGAAGGTATGGTAGAAGAAGGTCGTCTTGGTAAATCTGTAGGTAAAGGTTTCTACAATTATCCAAACCCTGAATTCAAGAGTGACAACTTCTTTGATAATCCAAAAGAAATTAAATATTTAACACATGGATTCAAAAATATTACTGTAGCAGGTGGCGGTGTCTTAGGTAGTCAAATCGCATTCCAAACTGCGTCTGGTGACTTTAACGTGTCACTTTATGATATTAGTGATGATGCGATTGAAGCTGCTAAAGGCCGTGTAAAACAAATCAAACAAGATTACAAATCAGATATGAATGTGGATGACGCAACTGTAGACAAATTTGAATCAAATATTAGCTACTATACTGATTTAGCTGAAGCAACAAAAGATGCAGATTTAGTTATTGAAGTTGTACCAGAAAACACTGATATTAAAAAGGATTTCTATAAACAATTAAGCGAAGTTTTAAATGAAGATGCGTATATCGTTACAAACTCTTCTACATTAAGACCAAGTGACTTTGAAGACTTAACTGGTCGTCCAGAAAAATTCGCGGCATTACACTTCTCAAATGGTGTATGGCTTAAAAACACTGGTGAAGTCATGGTTGCAAGCAAAACAACAGAAGACACATTTAATAAAATCTTAGCATTTGCACGTGATATTCACTTAGTAGTGATTCCAATTCACAAAGAACAACCAGGATATATCTTAAATACGTTATTAATTCCATTACTTCATGCTGGACTTAAATTATTAGTTAAAGACATTGCAAATGTTGAAACAATTGATAAAACATGGATGATTGGATTCCATGCGGTTCATGGTCCATTAGCTATTGTAGATATCATTGGATTAAATACGATGTATCACATTTTAAATGCTATTTACCAAGAATCTAACGATGAAATCGATGGTAAAGTTGTTGATTTATTACAAAGTAAAATCGATAAAGGTGAATTAGGCCGTGGCGTAGGTAAAGGTTTCTATGACTATTCAAACGGTGCACCATATTTAGAACCAGATTTCTTAAAATAA
- a CDS encoding Crp/Fnr family transcriptional regulator, which yields MTNNQSRGIAIDNSIITNHSDQCLERLAQLIHIPSVALQPYKNECIVRQYNKGQVIYYSSDELTHIYYLIDGYILREQFSMNGDVYRILNKDDKLFPMHNLFQEKTTNEMCTAITDCIMIAVPIDLIEYLCRNNDKVFIRIYQLLCNNQKQQIEYHMALSSKSAKERVIKILIYLCHMIGYDNDEFYEIKSFLTIQMISDLASISRETTGHIIQELKEQNILLKHHKNWIISKQILA from the coding sequence ATGACAAACAACCAATCACGAGGCATTGCAATCGATAATTCAATAATCACAAATCATAGTGATCAGTGTCTTGAACGACTTGCCCAATTGATTCACATCCCTTCTGTTGCTTTACAACCTTACAAAAATGAATGTATCGTTAGACAATATAACAAAGGACAAGTCATTTACTATTCTTCTGACGAATTAACACATATTTACTATTTGATTGATGGTTATATATTAAGAGAACAATTTAGTATGAATGGTGATGTATACCGCATCTTAAACAAGGATGATAAATTATTCCCCATGCATAACCTCTTTCAAGAGAAGACGACGAATGAAATGTGTACAGCCATTACAGACTGTATCATGATTGCCGTTCCCATTGATCTTATTGAATATCTATGTAGAAACAATGACAAAGTGTTTATTAGAATTTACCAATTGTTATGTAACAATCAGAAACAACAAATTGAATATCATATGGCACTCAGTTCTAAAAGTGCAAAAGAACGCGTGATTAAAATATTAATTTATTTATGTCACATGATTGGTTATGATAACGACGAATTTTATGAAATCAAATCATTTTTAACAATTCAAATGATTAGTGATCTTGCAAGTATTTCACGTGAAACAACTGGCCATATTATTCAAGAATTGAAAGAGCAAAATATTTTGCTTAAACACCATAAAAACTGGATTATCAGTAAACAAATTTTAGCGTAA
- the arcC gene encoding carbamate kinase, which yields MDNKIVIALGGNALQTDDGSADAQRKAIRSTMQALKPLFDTDADIVISHGNGPQIGTMLIQQAKADSPQTPAMPLDVCGSMTQGMIGFWIETEVNRVLAEIKSPRRAGTVITRVEVDEHDPRMSNPTKPIGPFYTKEEAEQLQQANPESTYKEDAGRGYRKVVPSPLPVSILEHQLISTLVENQNIIIACGGGGIPVIKRNDTYEGVEAVIDKDFASERLAQLIDANTLMILTNVEHVYINYNEPNQEALTNVDVATLKQYAKDGKFAEGSMLPKIEAAIDFVESGEGRRAIITNLDNAYEAFKGHVGTQIEH from the coding sequence ATGGATAACAAAATCGTCATCGCGTTAGGCGGTAATGCTCTACAAACTGATGATGGCTCAGCTGACGCACAAAGAAAAGCAATACGTTCGACAATGCAAGCACTCAAACCTTTATTTGATACTGATGCAGACATTGTTATCTCTCATGGTAACGGTCCACAAATTGGTACGATGTTAATCCAACAAGCTAAAGCAGATAGTCCACAAACCCCTGCCATGCCGCTTGATGTTTGTGGTTCCATGACCCAAGGTATGATAGGATTCTGGATAGAGACGGAAGTCAACAGAGTACTTGCTGAAATTAAGAGTCCAAGACGTGCAGGTACAGTAATTACTCGTGTTGAGGTCGACGAACATGACCCCCGTATGTCTAACCCAACTAAACCTATTGGACCATTTTACACTAAAGAAGAAGCTGAGCAATTACAGCAAGCCAATCCAGAATCAACTTATAAGGAAGATGCTGGACGTGGTTACCGTAAAGTGGTACCTTCACCTTTGCCAGTGTCTATTTTAGAGCATCAACTCATTAGTACATTAGTAGAGAATCAAAATATCATCATTGCATGTGGTGGCGGCGGCATACCAGTTATTAAGCGCAACGACACATATGAAGGTGTCGAAGCTGTAATAGATAAAGACTTTGCCAGTGAACGCTTAGCACAACTCATCGACGCTAATACTTTAATGATATTAACGAACGTAGAGCATGTATATATCAACTATAACGAGCCTAATCAAGAGGCATTAACAAACGTTGACGTTGCAACGTTAAAACAATATGCCAAAGATGGTAAATTTGCCGAGGGTTCTATGCTTCCTAAAATCGAAGCTGCCATTGATTTTGTTGAAAGTGGTGAAGGCCGACGCGCGATTATCACTAATTTAGATAATGCATATGAAGCATTCAAAGGACATGTTGGCACACAAATTGAGCATTAA
- the arcD gene encoding arginine-ornithine antiporter: MSESDGNKLSKTSLIGLVIGSMIGGGAFNIISDMGNQAGGLAIIIGWIITAIGMISLAFVFQNLTNERQDLDGGIYSYEQAGFGDFIGFSSAWGYWFAAFLGNVAYATLLMSAVGNFFPIFKGGNTLPSIIVASILLWGVHYLILKGVETAAFINSIVTVAKLIPILLVIVCMIGAFNFETFKAGLYGMTSGDTGIFSWGDTLGQVKSTMLVTVWVFTGIEGAVVFSSRAKSKKDVGTATVIGLISVLVIYFLMTVLAQGVIQQNHISELSNPSMAAVLEHIVGHWGSVLVNIGLIISVLGAWLGWTLLAGELPFVVAKDGLFPKWFAKENKNKAPVNSLLITNILVQIFLISMLFTESAYQFAFSLASSAILIPYMFSAFYQVKYTYLTKERATTKQWVIGIISSVYAIWLVYAAGIDYLLLTMLLYIPGLFVYQTVQKNNRKPLSKVDYIFFVLITILAIIGIFRLITGAVNVF, encoded by the coding sequence ATGAGTGAATCAGATGGAAATAAATTAAGTAAAACCTCCTTGATTGGTCTCGTCATTGGTTCAATGATTGGTGGCGGTGCATTTAACATTATTTCAGATATGGGTAATCAAGCTGGTGGTTTAGCCATCATTATTGGTTGGATTATCACAGCAATTGGTATGATTTCCCTAGCCTTTGTCTTTCAGAACTTAACGAATGAAAGACAAGACTTAGACGGTGGTATCTATAGTTATGAACAAGCCGGGTTCGGTGATTTTATTGGATTTTCAAGTGCTTGGGGTTATTGGTTTGCAGCCTTTCTAGGCAATGTGGCCTATGCCACATTATTAATGTCAGCGGTCGGTAACTTCTTCCCGATCTTCAAAGGTGGAAATACCTTACCAAGTATTATCGTTGCTTCTATCCTTTTATGGGGCGTGCATTACCTCATCTTAAAAGGTGTAGAAACAGCTGCGTTTATTAATAGTATCGTTACTGTTGCCAAACTCATCCCTATCTTACTTGTCATCGTATGTATGATTGGTGCGTTTAACTTTGAGACCTTTAAAGCTGGTTTATACGGCATGACAAGTGGCGATACTGGCATATTCAGTTGGGGTGACACATTAGGCCAAGTGAAAAGTACAATGCTTGTAACGGTCTGGGTATTTACAGGTATTGAAGGTGCAGTTGTCTTTTCAAGCCGTGCTAAAAGTAAAAAAGACGTAGGTACTGCAACTGTGATCGGTCTTATCTCTGTATTAGTCATCTATTTCTTAATGACTGTTCTCGCACAAGGTGTCATTCAACAGAATCATATTTCAGAACTATCTAACCCATCTATGGCTGCAGTCTTAGAACATATTGTAGGACATTGGGGTTCAGTACTAGTCAACATTGGTTTAATCATTTCAGTATTAGGTGCTTGGTTAGGATGGACACTACTCGCAGGTGAATTACCATTCGTCGTTGCGAAAGATGGCCTATTCCCTAAATGGTTTGCAAAAGAAAATAAAAATAAAGCACCTGTCAATTCATTATTAATTACGAATATATTAGTACAAATCTTTTTAATCAGCATGTTATTCACAGAGAGTGCTTATCAATTCGCCTTTTCACTCGCATCCAGTGCGATCCTTATCCCATATATGTTCAGTGCTTTCTATCAAGTTAAATACACTTACTTAACGAAGGAACGTGCTACAACGAAACAATGGGTTATTGGTATTATCTCTTCTGTTTACGCGATTTGGCTCGTTTATGCAGCGGGTATAGATTACTTACTATTAACCATGTTGCTCTATATCCCAGGCTTATTCGTTTACCAAACCGTCCAAAAAAATAACCGGAAACCTTTAAGCAAGGTTGACTATATCTTCTTTGTATTAATCACAATTCTAGCAATCATCGGCATTTTTAGATTAATCACTGGTGCCGTAAATGTATTCTAA
- the argF gene encoding ornithine carbamoyltransferase — MSEIQQPLNLKGRHLLKEDDFTKKEFSDLIDFAITLKDYKQKGIPHRYLDHKNIALLFEKNSTRTRAAFTVASIDLGAHPEFLGKNDIQLGKKESVEDTAKVLGRMFDGIEFRGFSQEMVEDLAKYSGVPVWNGLTDAWHPTQMLADYMTVKENFGHLDGIKLTYVGDGRNNVANSLLVAGPMLGVDVTICSPKALFPSQDYIDIAERRAKQDGGSITITDNIDEGVKDADVIYTDVWVSMGEESEFESRIKLLKDYQVNRAMFDKTGKDSTIFLHCLPAFHDTNTTYGQQIKDDYGLSEMEVTDEIFRSKHSKVFDQAENRMHTIKAVMAATLG; from the coding sequence ATGTCAGAAATTCAACAACCACTTAACTTAAAAGGGAGACATTTATTAAAAGAAGATGACTTTACGAAAAAAGAATTTAGCGATTTAATCGATTTCGCTATTACTTTAAAAGATTATAAACAAAAAGGGATCCCACATCGTTATTTAGATCATAAAAATATCGCCCTATTATTTGAAAAGAATTCTACACGTACACGTGCAGCCTTTACTGTAGCCTCTATCGATTTAGGTGCACATCCTGAATTCTTAGGAAAAAATGATATCCAATTAGGTAAAAAAGAATCTGTTGAAGACACAGCTAAAGTACTAGGAAGAATGTTTGATGGTATCGAATTCCGCGGTTTCTCACAAGAGATGGTTGAAGACTTAGCTAAATATTCAGGTGTACCTGTGTGGAATGGTTTAACGGACGCATGGCATCCAACACAAATGTTAGCTGACTACATGACAGTTAAAGAAAACTTTGGTCATTTAGATGGCATCAAACTTACTTATGTGGGTGACGGACGTAACAATGTGGCTAACTCACTACTTGTGGCTGGACCAATGCTTGGTGTAGACGTAACAATTTGTTCTCCTAAAGCACTCTTCCCATCTCAAGACTATATTGATATTGCAGAAAGACGTGCCAAACAAGACGGTGGTTCAATCACAATTACAGATAATATTGACGAAGGTGTTAAAGATGCCGATGTTATCTACACTGACGTGTGGGTATCTATGGGTGAAGAAAGTGAGTTTGAATCACGTATTAAATTATTAAAAGACTATCAAGTTAATAGAGCTATGTTCGATAAAACTGGTAAAGATAGCACGATTTTCTTACATTGTTTACCAGCCTTCCATGATACAAATACCACATACGGTCAACAAATCAAAGATGACTATGGTTTATCTGAAATGGAAGTCACTGACGAGATATTTAGAAGCAAACATTCTAAAGTATTCGATCAAGCAGAAAACCGTATGCATACGATTAAAGCTGTGATGGCGGCTACGCTAGGATAG
- the arcA gene encoding arginine deiminase, translating into MEKGPIHVNSEIGKLKTVLLKRPGKELENLVPDHLSGLLFDDIPYLKVAQEEHDHFAQVLRDEGVEVVYLEHLAAEAIADASVREQFIDDILKESQKTVLGHEKEIKELFATLNDQELVEKIMAGVRKEEIQLETNHLVEYMDDRYPFYLDPMPNLYFTRDPQASVGRGMTINRMYWRARRRESIFMTYILKYHPRFKNDDVPVWLDRNSPFNIEGGDELILSKDVLAVGISERTSAQAIERLARQILFDDQSTFTKVLAIEIPNSRTFMHLDTVFTMIDYDKFTMHAAIFKEEDNMNIFTIEKDEQGQDIKITHSNKLKETLEDALNIDNIEFIPTGNGDVIDGAREQWNDGSNTLTIRPGVVVTYDRNYVSNQLLRDKGIKVIEITGSELVRGRGGPRCMSQPLYREDI; encoded by the coding sequence ATGGAAAAAGGACCTATCCACGTAAACAGTGAAATCGGCAAATTAAAAACGGTATTACTTAAACGACCAGGTAAAGAATTAGAAAATTTAGTTCCTGATCATCTAAGTGGATTGCTATTTGACGATATTCCTTATTTGAAAGTTGCTCAAGAAGAGCATGACCATTTCGCGCAAGTACTTAGAGATGAAGGTGTCGAGGTTGTCTATTTAGAACACCTAGCTGCAGAAGCCATTGCAGATGCCTCAGTTCGCGAACAATTTATCGACGATATTTTAAAAGAATCACAAAAGACTGTCCTCGGTCATGAAAAAGAAATTAAAGAACTATTCGCAACATTAAATGACCAAGAACTGGTAGAAAAAATTATGGCTGGTGTACGTAAAGAAGAAATTCAATTAGAAACGAATCACCTCGTAGAATATATGGATGACCGCTATCCATTCTATCTCGATCCAATGCCAAACCTTTACTTCACTAGAGATCCTCAAGCATCTGTAGGTAGAGGAATGACTATCAACCGTATGTATTGGCGTGCCCGTCGTCGTGAATCTATCTTCATGACATATATTTTGAAATATCACCCAAGATTCAAAAACGACGATGTCCCAGTTTGGTTAGATAGAAATTCACCATTCAATATTGAGGGTGGCGATGAATTAATTCTATCTAAAGATGTACTTGCAGTTGGTATTTCTGAACGTACCTCTGCACAAGCTATCGAACGCTTAGCAAGACAAATTTTATTCGATGATCAATCTACATTTACTAAAGTACTTGCCATCGAAATTCCAAACAGCCGTACATTTATGCATTTAGATACAGTATTTACCATGATTGACTACGACAAATTTACAATGCATGCTGCGATTTTCAAAGAAGAAGATAACATGAACATCTTCACCATTGAAAAAGATGAACAAGGTCAAGACATTAAAATTACGCACTCAAACAAATTAAAAGAAACATTAGAAGATGCGCTTAACATCGACAATATTGAATTTATCCCAACAGGTAATGGTGACGTTATCGATGGTGCCCGTGAACAATGGAATGACGGTTCTAACACATTGACTATCCGTCCAGGGGTTGTCGTAACTTACGACCGAAACTATGTATCTAACCAATTATTACGTGATAAAGGCATTAAAGTTATTGAAATTACAGGTAGTGAATTAGTACGTGGTCGTGGGGGCCCAAGATGTATGAGCCAACCATTATATAGAGAAGATATTTAA
- a CDS encoding arginine repressor translates to MRKSKRLDLISTIVKDNDIRSKAEIVDYLDKHFGIKYSVATISRDLNELKIYKMPTANNDRCYRKFNDNAQNEAKTKLIAFYNDEIEKVTIKDQYLIVKTSPGFAQSVNFYIDQLNLNEVLGTVGGNDTILILVSSADVTEFVHYQLFGQTYQEELKS, encoded by the coding sequence ATGAGAAAAAGTAAACGATTGGATTTAATATCGACAATTGTGAAAGATAATGACATACGTTCAAAAGCCGAAATTGTTGACTATCTTGATAAACATTTTGGTATCAAATATAGTGTGGCAACGATTAGTAGAGATTTAAATGAACTTAAAATATATAAAATGCCTACCGCCAATAATGATCGATGTTACCGAAAGTTTAATGATAATGCTCAAAACGAAGCGAAAACGAAACTTATAGCCTTTTACAATGATGAGATTGAAAAGGTCACAATTAAAGATCAATACCTTATTGTCAAAACATCGCCAGGATTTGCGCAAAGTGTGAACTTTTATATCGATCAACTCAATTTAAATGAGGTATTAGGAACAGTTGGCGGTAATGATACGATATTGATATTAGTTAGTTCAGCCGATGTTACTGAATTTGTACATTATCAATTATTTGGACAGACGTATCAAGAAGAACTAAAGTCATGA
- a CDS encoding SulP family inorganic anion transporter has translation MVDSWKVQWFNQPMKNILAGIVVALALIPEAIAFSIIAGVDPMIGLYAAFIIATVTAIVGGRPAMISGATGAVALVVTPLVKEHGVEYLFAATILMGLIQLVLGILKVGRLMKFIPQSVMIGFVNALGIMIFLSQIEHIFNISIATYIYVIITLLIVYIVPRFFKAIPAPLIAIILLTALYMFTGANVHTVDDLGTIKQALPHFIIPQVPYTLETLQVILPFSVSMAIVGLVESLLTAKIVDEFTNTYSSKNKESRGQGIANIITGFFGGMGGCAMIGQSVINVKSGATSRLSTLTAGVVLIFMIIVLGDLVVQIPMPILAGIMVMVSIGTVDWHSFKYIKNAPKTDAFVMILTVIIVLMTHNLAIGVIVGVVFSALFFATKISNVNVTSEMFDETLHVYFEGQIFFVSIDSMMNQIDFNVDHSVIELDFNHAHLWDDSAVNAIDTIVQKFEAKHNTVYVKKLNSDSRKIISELSQINHNQLI, from the coding sequence ATGGTAGATAGTTGGAAAGTACAGTGGTTTAATCAACCGATGAAAAATATACTAGCAGGTATTGTAGTGGCACTTGCTTTAATTCCAGAAGCGATTGCCTTTTCAATCATAGCGGGGGTAGACCCGATGATTGGTTTATATGCGGCGTTTATCATAGCGACAGTGACAGCGATTGTTGGTGGACGACCGGCAATGATTTCAGGTGCTACAGGTGCTGTTGCACTTGTTGTGACACCACTCGTGAAAGAACATGGCGTGGAATATTTATTTGCAGCAACGATTTTAATGGGTTTGATTCAACTTGTCTTAGGTATTTTAAAAGTAGGAAGACTGATGAAATTCATTCCACAATCCGTAATGATTGGCTTTGTTAATGCATTAGGTATTATGATCTTTCTATCTCAAATTGAGCATATTTTTAATATATCCATTGCGACTTACATTTATGTCATTATTACTTTGTTAATCGTATATATTGTACCTAGATTCTTTAAAGCAATTCCTGCACCATTAATTGCGATCATTTTATTAACAGCATTATATATGTTTACAGGTGCCAATGTGCATACTGTTGATGATTTAGGTACGATTAAGCAAGCATTGCCTCATTTCATTATTCCACAAGTACCGTACACACTGGAAACGTTACAAGTCATCTTACCATTTTCTGTTTCAATGGCGATTGTAGGGTTAGTAGAAAGTTTACTCACAGCTAAAATTGTTGATGAATTTACAAATACTTATAGTAGTAAAAATAAGGAATCTCGTGGACAAGGTATCGCAAATATCATTACAGGATTCTTCGGTGGTATGGGTGGTTGTGCGATGATCGGACAATCTGTCATTAATGTGAAATCCGGTGCGACAAGTCGATTATCGACATTAACTGCAGGTGTAGTACTCATATTTATGATTATTGTATTAGGGGATTTAGTAGTGCAAATTCCAATGCCTATTTTAGCGGGAATTATGGTCATGGTATCTATTGGAACAGTAGACTGGCATTCCTTTAAATATATTAAAAATGCTCCAAAAACTGATGCCTTTGTGATGATTCTAACAGTTATTATTGTATTGATGACACATAATCTAGCCATTGGTGTTATCGTAGGTGTAGTATTTAGTGCACTCTTCTTCGCGACTAAGATTTCTAACGTGAATGTGACATCAGAGATGTTTGATGAGACGTTACATGTATACTTTGAAGGCCAAATTTTCTTTGTATCTATTGATTCCATGATGAACCAAATTGACTTTAATGTGGACCATTCAGTCATTGAATTAGACTTCAACCATGCACATTTATGGGATGATTCAGCAGTGAATGCGATTGATACTATCGTACAGAAATTCGAAGCCAAACATAATACCGTCTATGTGAAAAAGTTAAATTCAGATAGTAGAAAAATTATTTCCGAGCTAAGTCAGATTAACCATAACCAGTTGATTTAA